The region ttcctctttagCCGTCTCGGGTGTCGGAGGGGGCGGAGCGTCACCCGGGCGGTCGGCCcgcggcggcagcggcagctTCTTCTCCAGCCGGGTGACTCTGTGCTTGAGTTTGCCGTGAGCGGCTTCGTGCTCGGCCAGCAGCCGGGCGTAACGTGTCTGCAGGACGTCCAGCGTGCTCGTCATCCtctccaccttctcctccatctccttgGGGTCGGGGCCCTGCGCCGCCACCTACGGGACAAGACCAGTCAGGACTTTTAGTTTAGCAGATCAGCCTCCTTTGCGTCTGTTTTCTTGTCTGTACGAGATCGTGCGACTGCACCTCCAGGTCCAGAAGTCCGTCCTTCATCAGAATCTgccttcccttctcctccaaCAGAGCCTTAGCATCAGGATACTCCTTCAGCGCCTCCATCAGGTCGTCTTTGGAAAGACAGAAGAGGTCGGAGTAACCGATGCTCCTGATGTTTGCCGTCCTCCTGTTTCCTGCCTTACTGCCTGTTGAAGAAGAAGAGAGTCCTTTTCAGAAGCAGGCGAAAAACGCACAGGCTGATATTCTGCCTaatgtaaaatttttatttaatcttggGCCAAATTTTAACAGAAGCCAAGTGTCAGGGACTAAAGGAGGCAACGGCTTGATGCACAATCGCAGGTTTCCCGTCATTAGTAGCCGGGTAACTTTCGTTGCTGTCGTCAGCAACCGATGCGGCTCTACCTTTAATAGCCAGGATGCTGATCTCGCCAAAGTAGCTCCCGTCACTCAGAACAACAAACTGCGTGACGCCATCGTCAGCGACGACGGCGAGTTTTCCCTCCTTGATGATGTACATCTCCCTGCCGATGTCGCCCTTCTTGCAGATGTAGTCTCCTGGACTGTAGACCTGGGGCTGCAGCTTCAGCACCAACTCCACCAACAGACCGGCCTCGCAGTCCGCGAAGATTCGAACCTGCAGGACGACAGCACAGGAGAGAGACCCTGGTCTTTCGCCCGTCCTTTGAGCCCGTTTTTCACCCACAGTGCCCTTAAGTGCGTGCAGACCTTCTTCAGGGTGTCCAGGTGGACGTTGATGGCGATCTCGGCTCTCAGTTTGTCAGGCAGGTACTTCAGCACCTCCCTCTCATCCACCGCTTTCTTGTTGGTCCACAGGAAGTCGAACCACTTGATGACTCGCTTCTCCAGGTCCTTCGTTACctggagaggtggaggaggggttGAAGATTGGTGACACATTTgatctatttatgtatttagttATATCTCCataaaagagaaatgagagaatcCAAAAAATACACTTGGTAACGACCCTTGACAAGAAGACTCCCTAGTTTTTCTTAATGTGATAAATACTGAGAAAAAATACCCATTTCTACCGGTGTACAACTACTGCTCTCACTGCTCGGCTTAATATCTGGCCCGTCTCAGCTCTGCCTCTACATTTCTGACGCCGAGATCCCAAACGTGGGCAGATGCAGATGTCTGCCAGAGTGAAGGCAACGCAGTGACACTCTGTGCCACGTTCACTTCCGAAAGACATTGTATTTCACCGCTGTGTTCAAACTTTGAGCACCGCACGGACAGACGGATAGACGTGAGAGGCCAACGTCCTGACCGATCGACCGACCTTTCGGAAGCTCATGTACTGTTTGATGGCGTCGATGCGAGCCTGGAAGTCGGCTCTAGCAGCGTTCATGTTGGTGATCATCGAGCCGACGTTACCGACGATGGTGGCGAATATCAACACACCGAcctggaagaaaataaaaaatagagcAGAATAGAATGACGCTCAGATTGTGGTCTGGTACCAGTGCTGATTTTGGGCTGTGTTTTATACAGTTTCTGTGTGACTGCTGACAACATTAGACACTGATGCACCTAGAAACGTGGCGTGTTTGGTTAAACCCAGAAAGGGTTTTGGTAGAAAAGctattatataaatatgtagTTTTTATATCAGTACTGAAGGTCGGGTATTGCCAAAGCCGTATGTGCATGCAGGAGATTCTCTTTTACTCcaaatttgaatgaaacaaacgaacaaaaacaaaaaaattctctaAGCGACACTCACCAGGAAGTCAGTGACAACGAAGAAGTACTCAGAGTTCTCCACCGGCGGCGGCGTTTCTCCGATGGTGGTGAGCGTCAGCGTGGACCAGTACATACTGTAGGCGTACTTCCTCACCAGACGACCAAACTCCGGATCTGTCGGGTCGGGATACACGAACCTGTCAGAGCCGAAGCCTGGAGGAGCAGGACGACACAAGGTGTCAGAGGCTTTCGTGAAGTAACCACAGATGAAACAACCAGAGTCCGGATTCAAACCAGCAAACTCACCGATGGCCTTGGAGAAAGAGAAGTAGAGGCAGGCGTTCCAGtggatgatgatgacgatgaacATGACGAGGTTGGAGATACGAAGAGCGTTGGGGTAGTTAGTCCTGGTCTCCGTCCTCTGGAAGAACTCCAGCATcctgaaacagaaagaaagaaaaaagaaaaaaaagatcttgaCCGAGTCTGCAAACTCAAAGCAAATCCGGCAATTCGTGGACAGCGTTCTTAGGGATGGGAACGTCTGCCTGTCCGccactctggtccagactgaaacgaAATGCGGTTCAGATGTTCACGTTCCCTGCGGGATGAACCTTAATAACTCTGCTGATCCTCCGACTTTCCCTCCGACCTCGGCAAACCTAACGTGGTGCACACCATCTGAATATAGAacctgcttagcatcagcatgttagcattttcattgGGAGCATGTTCGCTAGCCTCACGGAGCCACTAGCGCGGCTATAGACCGCTGGCTTTGTCGTGTGCAGTAAAGTGGAAGACCGAACACTGAACACTGGTGCGCCCTCTTTCAGCCCATCCGTCTAGTTGGCTCAGACGGGTGGGTGCCGCCAAGCAGACTCACTGCGCAGCACTTCCGTTTTTTGCTTCTACTTCACTGTATTTATCAGATCAAGATTGAGCGAAACATCCTTTTATGAAAAAGGATGCGTTGTTGTAGATTAAACAACCAAACAGCACAGGAGGAGTTCAAATCATATCTACGAACTGCAACGTTAAACTGCTGTTTACACAATATGGcatcagcacaaaacaaaaatatcagaaGATTGTGAAGGGACCAATGAGTCCCGGGACTTTGGACAGTTTACCGCTGATAAAACTTCTGTGCTTTTATTCCAGGACATTTTTTGACTGCAGgagtttttcttcaaagtaagcaaataaaggatctgagtatTCTTCCGCAATATTGTTAATGAGACTacattttgtgcgtgtgtgtgtttacctgttgAACCTGAGGAGCTTATTGAGGCGGATCTCGGGGTAGGTGAGGCCGAGGACGACAAACAGCAAGTCGGTGGGAATCATGGAGATCATGTCCAGTTTGAACTGGAAGCTTTTCATGTAGCGCTCACGCAGCTTCTGCTCGTCCTTAACCAGCAGACCCTGCTCCAGGTAacctgcgcgcacacacacacacacacacacacacgtttggaCAGGTGTGTTACGGAGAGCTATATCATTCAGTTGTGATTGGAAACGTCTTGTATCTGTTAATTTTGTGAGCCTGTACATTTGGGATTCTCCTTGCAAACTAatcttgattttgtttttatctgttaaatCCAGTAACTGTGGTTGGGGACGATATCGTATTGGTGAAATATCAGACGTCTGTGTAAATCAAGAGCAACTAACGATGAACCCAATGCAATGGCTTTTTTGCAGCCGTTAGCAATCTCCaaaatcaaaaagcaaaaaactgcTTCTCCTCTAGAAAACATTGTGAagcatttttgatttgatttgtttt is a window of Xiphias gladius isolate SHS-SW01 ecotype Sanya breed wild chromosome 12, ASM1685928v1, whole genome shotgun sequence DNA encoding:
- the cnga1b gene encoding cyclic nucleotide-gated channel rod photoreceptor subunit alpha, which gives rise to MSQFAPERGHRLRQRSPPPPDEGTPPGGMGSIPPGELGDGAVSAVSVKQRLADAASFSVVGHSSARRQRKNSAMAKVAPLVPPTIVLQDMEEEPGDAREGVRDAQRAGPVLFNVNNSNNNEEEEEKKKKKKEKKERKEKKEKERQEKKERKEKKKKEKEEKEKEEKEKEEKEKEKEKEKKAPKEVEVIDPAGNTYYHWLLIITIPVMYNWTLIIARACFEELQTDYVVYWFILDFLSDLLYLADMVFRTRTGYLEQGLLVKDEQKLRERYMKSFQFKLDMISMIPTDLLFVVLGLTYPEIRLNKLLRFNRMLEFFQRTETRTNYPNALRISNLVMFIVIIIHWNACLYFSFSKAIGFGSDRFVYPDPTDPEFGRLVRKYAYSMYWSTLTLTTIGETPPPVENSEYFFVVTDFLVGVLIFATIVGNVGSMITNMNAARADFQARIDAIKQYMSFRKVTKDLEKRVIKWFDFLWTNKKAVDEREVLKYLPDKLRAEIAINVHLDTLKKVRIFADCEAGLLVELVLKLQPQVYSPGDYICKKGDIGREMYIIKEGKLAVVADDGVTQFVVLSDGSYFGEISILAIKGSKAGNRRTANIRSIGYSDLFCLSKDDLMEALKEYPDAKALLEEKGRQILMKDGLLDLEVAAQGPDPKEMEEKVERMTSTLDVLQTRYARLLAEHEAAHGKLKHRVTRLEKKLPLPPRADRPGDAPPPPTPETAKEEEEKK